The stretch of DNA ATCATTATTCCAAATGATCGCTTATTACAAATTGTAGATAAAAAAACACCAATGATCCAAGCCTTCCGAGAAGCAGATAATGTTCTACGCCAAGGTGTACAAGGGATTTCCGATTTGATTGCAGTTCCTGGATTAATCAATCTTGATTTTGCTGACGTAAAAACGATTATGTCTAATCAAGGTACAGCTCTAATGGGGATTGGAGTAGCAAAAGGTGAAGGACGAGCAGTAGAAGCGGCCAAAAAGGCGATTTCCAGTCCGTTACTAGAGACTTCAATCAATGGTGCTCAAGGAATATTAATGAATATTACCGGAGGAACCGATTTAAGTTTGTATGAAGTTCAAGAGGCTGCAGACCTTGTTGCTTCTGCAGCAGACCATGAATTAAACATGATTTTCGGTTCAATTATTAATGAAAATTTTAAAAATGAAATCATGATAACGGTGATAGCGACAGGCTTCTCAGATGAACAACCATCTAACAAAAGTGTGTCATCTGCTTCTTCAAGGGAAGGGAAGTCTAGACCACAGTTTGGAACACTTCAACCTAAACAGGAACCATTTGTACGTGAGGAATCGGTTCTTGATAACAGTCGACAGTTGAAGGAACAAGAAGAACCGAAAAATGATTATAGTCATCATCAAGTTCATGAGTCAGACGATTCACTCGATATTCCAACATTCTTAC from Bacillus sp. SLBN-46 encodes:
- the ftsZ gene encoding cell division protein FtsZ; this encodes MWDFNMDIDQVARIKVIGVGGGGNNAVNRMIEAGIQGVEFIAVNTDAQALNLSKAEIRMQIGATLTRGLGAGANPEVGRKAVEESRSQLQEVLKGADMVFVTAGMGGGTGTGAAPAIAQISRELGALTIGVVTRPFGFEGKKRATNAQSGIDLMRKAVDTLIIIPNDRLLQIVDKKTPMIQAFREADNVLRQGVQGISDLIAVPGLINLDFADVKTIMSNQGTALMGIGVAKGEGRAVEAAKKAISSPLLETSINGAQGILMNITGGTDLSLYEVQEAADLVASAADHELNMIFGSIINENFKNEIMITVIATGFSDEQPSNKSVSSASSREGKSRPQFGTLQPKQEPFVREESVLDNSRQLKEQEEPKNDYSHHQVHESDDSLDIPTFLRNRNRRNR